In Silene latifolia isolate original U9 population chromosome 3, ASM4854445v1, whole genome shotgun sequence, a single window of DNA contains:
- the LOC141648628 gene encoding uncharacterized protein LOC141648628, whose product MSTTVARHNPTIFTGEGEPHLLGEWCREFTNLFELIACPEELQVDQAAHYLRATAGEWWIRNKAEIRHVARDIEEGYVSWLEFQAILTDQFMPEFRKAKLREDFDKFRMTEDMTVDTYHRKFRLLASYIDEFAREETMLAMRFERGLTMDIKKRLTAAPPTTVQDIYLRAGAAERLSEQIKEDKKGKVEKRKPETVSDNTGAKKQNSGKFGGYSTNSAPGGMRNQSGGSYRSASSGGNAPRVTCYGCGKLGHKKWECRSSGGNQAGGFRTPTSGYSGSRTAGSGYNNYRAPNTGYGGGARSGASNSYQGSYNNYQNRSQQNQPSGGGNFQRNQNEGSKQPTTASSSQSGAKSSGKLFAMGKEAAKEDAHIVTGTFLINSKPTFVLFDSGATHSFISREHVRALNLTAYDRVVDSVIVPSGESVSCDRIYTSVPIQIGEVVFHCDLMEFPLGGFEVILGMDWLGKYKAFIDQVTKRKYH is encoded by the coding sequence ATGAGTACCACAGTGGCGAGGCATAATCCTACCATCTTCACTGGGGAAGGGGAACCTCACTTGCTGGGTGAGTGGTGTCGGGAATTCACCAACCTTTTTGAGCTGATTGCTTGCCCGGAGGAGCTGCAAGTGGACCAGGCTGCCCACTATCTTAGGGCCACGGCTGGAGAATGGTGGATCAGGAACAAGGCGGAGATCCGACATGTTGCTAGGGACATCGAGGAGGGTTATGTGTCTTGGTTAGAGTTCCAAGCGATACTGACGGACCAGTTCATGCCAGAGTTCAGGAAAGCTAAGCTCAGGGAGGATTTTGATAAATTTCGGATGACGGAGGACATGACAGTGGACACTTATCACAGGAAATTCCGACTGTTGGCTTCATACATCGACGAATTTGCTAGGGAGGAGACCatgctggctatgaggtttgagaggggactAACGATGGAtatcaagaagaggctcacgGCAGCTCCACCTACCACCGTTCAGGACATCTACCTGAGGGCTGGTGCTGCTGAGAGGCTCTCCGAGCAGATCAAGGAGGATAAGAAAGGAAAAGTTGAGAAGAGGAAGCCGGAAACTGTCAGTGATAATACTGGGGCCAAGAAACAAAATTCAGGCAAGTTCGGTGGATACTCCACCAATAGTGCTCCTGGGGGGATGAGGAATCAAAGCGGAGGCAGTTATAGAAGTGCTAGTAGTGGAGGTAATGCGCCCAGGGTCACCTGTTATGGCTGTGGAAAGTTGGGACACAAGAAGTGGGAATGCAGAAGTTCTGGAGGAAACCAAGCTGGAGGTTTTCGGACACCTACATCTGGATACAGCGGATCTCGTACAGCGGGATCAGGGTACAACAACTATCGTGCTCCTAACACTGGCTATGGAGGAGGTGCCCGATCTGGAGCAAGTAACAGTTAtcaaggaagctacaacaactatcAGAACCGTAGCCAGCAAAACCAGCCCAGCGGGGGTGGTAACTTCCAGAGGAACCAGAACGAGGGGAGCAAGCAACCCACTACTGCTTCATCGAGTCAGTCTGGAGCTAAGtccagtggcaagctctttgccatgggaAAGGAAGCAGCAAAGGAGGATGCCCATATCGTGACTGGTACATTTCTTATCAATTCTAAACCCACATTCGTGTTATTCGATTCTGGTGCCACACATTCATTCATATCTAGGGAGCATGTTAGAGCCTTAAACCTTACTGCATATGATAGAGTCGTTGATTCTGTTATAGTACCCTCGGGAGAGTCTGTGTCTTGTGATAGGATCTATACTAGTGTACCTATTCAGATTGGGGAGGTTGTCTTTCACTGTGACCTTATGGAGTTTCCATTGGGTGGTTTCGAGGTGATtctagggatggattggttgggaaagtacaaagctttcATTGATCAAGTTACCAAAAGAAAATATCACTGA